TTTTCGTCATAGGAGGGCGGATCGACGAAATAACCGAGCAACGGCTGGGTGACGGCTTTGGTGATGCCCGTTGCGATCACCAAGTTGCGGATCGACAACAGGATGCTTGGCAGCCAATCGGGTGAATAACGCGCCGCGTCAAAGGTGTGCCAAAGCCAGTAGGAAATGCCCCAAAAGAGGACTGAAAAGATGCCGCCCCAGAGCACGATCGGGATGCGTCCAAAATTGGTCCAGCGGACGACGGTTCCCCCGAGCCCCTGTAGAAAATCGGCATTCACCGAAACCATCTCGCCATCGGGCAGATCGATCCCCGCATCGGGGACGTCCAAATCAACGTCGGGGAGATCGAACCCGAAATCCACCAACCCAATGAGTGCCAAGATCGTATAGACGACCAACAAGCAAATCAGGAGGGAGGCAGGCCACAGGGGACCTACGAACATGCGGTTGGCGAGATCGATCATCGAGTCCGGCACGGGACCGAGCCTCCGAAAAGTGATGGAAAAGAGTCTTACAGCTTAATTGGGAGGCCTCAATCGCGTGCGATGGAGGCGCTCGACAGCAAAAAAACGCCAGAATCAACTCTCGACCCTTCCGGTTGTGATGGGGGTTACAAGGCCTGCAGTCTGGGGTGGGGTATGGCAAAAGATTGGGAGGATTCGCGTGGATCACTACGTTTTGCGGCTCTGGGCATGTATTGTGAAGGAGACGCGGTTAGAATCATGGGTCGCGCGATAAAGGCGTCAATCACTTCATGACGCCACGTGATTATGATAGGGCTTCCTGTCTGGACCTGGTTTCTACCCACCCCATTCCCACCACCTCTGCGTGCTGAGTATCCGCAAACAAAGATGATGATGATCCGCTTTGCTTTCCTTGTGTTTTTCGCTTGTTTCTGTGCGCCTGCACTGACCCTGCACGCTGAATTGTTAAGACGAGCCGAGCCGCTCGAACAACAGCTCAAGAACGTTGATTCTGGTTTTCTGGCCAGCGAAGTTCAGCAGCGGGGTGATGCTCGCCGCGGGGCGATCGTCTTTTTTAAATCGGCCGCAGGGTGCGTGAATTGCCATAGCAGCGGCGACCAAATGTCTCCCTTGGGACCGAATCTCGCCGAATTGGGAACCGAGTTAACGGATCAGTATCTCGTCGAATCGCTGCTTTTTCCCTCACGGCACATTCGCAAGGGGTTTGAAACCTTCACGGTGTTGACGGTCGACGGACAGGTTCACGTGGGTTTGATCGCCAGCGAAGATGACGACAAAATCACGATGCGATTGGCAAGCGATCTGACGAACGATTTCGTCTTGCCGCAAGATGAGATTGAAGGCATCAAAAAGAACGACAAGTCGATGATGCCCGATGGGTTGATCGCATCGCTAAAGGAGCAACGTGAGTTTCTCGATTTGGCGCGTTATGTGATCGAAGTGGCTCGGGGAGGCAAAACGCGCGCCGCCCAATTGCGTCCTTCGCCCGAAGAGCTGAAGGTGAAAGACGATTCGGTCGACCTCAATCATGCCGGGATCATCGGACGCTTCGGATCACGCGACTTCGAAGCGGGCAAAGCGATTTATCACGGCTATTGTTTCGATTGTCATGGCAGTGACGGAAACACCCCTGCGCTATCGACCGCACGCGCGTTTGGTACGGAGAAACTCAAGTTTGGTGCCAATCCGTATGAGATGTTCATGACGTTGACCAAGGGCAACGGCTTGATGGCACCGATGTCTCATTTGACCCCCAAAGAACGCTACCAAGTGGTGCATTACATCCGCGAAGCGTTCATGAAGGGCAACAATCCCGATTACGTCAAAGTGACGCCCACGTTTTTGCAATCGTTGCCCAAAGGGGAAAAGAACGGGACGGAGATCGAGAACGTCGAGCGTGACTTTGGTCCCGCGTTGGCGTCCCAACTTCGCCGTGATTTCCGCAGTGTGTTGAATGTGAAGTTGGGCGAAATCACGATCGCTTACAATTTGCACTCGATGGATCAAGCCGATCTTTGGAGCGGTTTCCTTGATCTGAGCGAAACGCAACACGTTCGTCCGCGTGGCGAAGGGACTGCGGATCCCGATGGTGAATCGATTTCGGAACTGGCCGGTTGGCGTTGGGGGCACGGTGGCACGCTCGACTACTCTCGCGAAGGCTTTCTGCCTCGCGGGCCGATTCCAGCGAAGTGGATGGACTACCGTGGCCATTACTTGCACCACGACCGCGTGACGCTGAGCTACACGATCGACGGGCGTGAAATTTTAGAGTCGCCGACGATCGCCGCTAGCGACGTCATCGCGCACGAGTTCCAAATCGGTGCGGGTGAGGAACTGATCCTGTGTGTCGCACAAAATGCGGACGAGGCATCTGCCGTCGTCGCCGGTGATGCTGATGGAACCACGTTAACGACCGACTCCGAGAACCGGCTCGTGTTGCGGATTCCCGCGGACACCCAATCACGCGTGCTGCAATTGTTTCGCACCGCAGGCCGCGACCAAGCAAAACTGAAAACGATTGCCGGCTCCTTCAAGGCGACGGCGGATCTTGTCTCGTTGACCAAGGGGGGCCCAACGCTTTGGCCCGAGGAACCCAAGACGGTCGGTTATCGTGGTCTCGAGCAAGGCGGCTACGCGCTGGACACGTTGACCATTCCTGGATCCACCCCCTGGAACACTTGGTTTCGCACCACCTCGCTCGATTTCCTCTCCGATGGACGGATGGTCTTGGCGACTCACGGCGGCGATGTCTGGATCGTCTCGGGAATCGATGACGACCTGTTGGAATTGAAATGGAAGCGTTTTGCCGGGGGACTCTATGAGCCATTTGGTGTCAAGGTTGTCGACGACCAAATCTATCTCACTTGTAAAGATCGGTTGACGCGACTGCACGACCAAGACGGCAATGGCGAGGCAGACTTTTACGAAAGTTTTTGTGCTGACATTGACGTCTCGACTAACTTTCATGCCTTCAATTTTGATCTGCAAACCGACGATGACGGCAACTTCTACTACTCCAAGAGTGGTCACGGTGCCGATTTTTCGCTCCCCGGTGCCGTCTTCAAAATCTCGCCCGATGGCAAGCATCGCGAAGTGTTGTCGACCGGTTTCCGCACCCCCAATGGCCTTGGCAGCATGCCGGGCGGGCGCATTACCGCTAGCGACAATCAAGGGCAATGGGTCCCCGCTTCGAAAGTGATCTTGTTGAAAAAAGGCGGTTTCTACGGCTGGGTTCCCACCTATTCGATCCCTGGAAAATGGGCACCCGATGGAGGCAACATCGATATCAAGAAAGTGGTTGCTCCCGAGTCGGTTGACCCGCCGTTGGTGTTCATCCCACAAGAAGTGGACAATTCGTCGGGCGGCCAAATTTGGGTCGATGACAAACGTTTCGGGCCACTGTCAAACCATCTTTTGCACACCAGTTTTGGTCGCGGATGGATGTCGTACCTGATGATCCAAGATTTCGATGACGTGAGCCAAGCGGCGCTAGTGAATTTGCCCTTTGACTTCAGCACCGGGATCATGCGGGGACGCGTCAATCCCGTCGATGGGCAAGTCTACGCCACGGGATTGCAAGGCTGGAACGGAGGCGGACGTATTGGCTTGGAGGAAAAAGGGATCCAGCGTCTTCGCTACACCGGTCGGCATTATCCGATGATTACCGACGCTTCGGTGCAAGCGGATGGATTGACGTTGAAATTCAACTTCGAACTTGACCCCAAAGTTGCCACCGACGTGAATGCCTATGATGTGAAGCAGTGGAACTACCTGTGGAGCAAGAACTACGGCTCGAAACAATACTCGGTCAAAACCGGCGAGGTGGGTGTCGATGACGTCCCGATCGAATCGGTGGTGCTCGATGACAGTGGCACGTCGGTGAAACTGAAAATCGCCAACTTGCAACCGGCCGATCAAGTGCACGTTATCCTGCACGTACGTGGTCGCGACGGAGAGGCGTTTAAGGAAGAGATTTACTGGACGATCAATCGCGTGCCTGATGCGAAGAAGTAATGTGCGAAGCAACGCGTTTAGCTTTGGGATGCTTGCTTGACAACAACGTGCTTGACAACGACATGTTGGATAAGGACGTGTTGGGCAAGGATGCCATCGGTATTGGCCGAAACCCCCAAGGTTCTCTTGATCGGGCTCGATGGGGGGCGTTTTGATACGCTGCGAAAAGCGGCCACGCCGATCGCGATCATGCCGCGACCGCACAAGCGGCTAAACGGTCGGATTGCCTACACGGCCGGATTGACTAAACGGCCGGCCGGATTGGCTAAGCCGTCGGATTGAAGGAGTAGATTGAGACAGGACGTCTGTGGCATCGGAAATAGAAAGACGGAGCTCCGTTTCCGTCGCGGTGTTTGGGACCGTCAACGAACTTCACGGGTTCGTCGTTCCCAGGTGCTGTAATCGAGTGCGAACCCTCACTGCCCCCTTCCCTCTGAACCTCCTGCCAAATATGAATTTGCGGTTTTTGATTGCGTGCTCACTTCTGTGCCTGCTAAGCAGCTTGCCCGCGACCTTTGCAATGGAGTCGTCATCCAATTCTCGTCCGCATGAGGGGGCACACGGCGATGTCAACGCCGACGATCGTGCTACCGACGCGGGGCACAGCTTTCATGGGGAAGCGTTCAACGAGGGACCCCGGCAACGCGCGGTGAAGGCTTCGGGGATGGCGAAGATTCACTTCCCGACGTCGACCCAGTCCGACGAGGCTCAGCAGTTTTTCGAGCAAGGTGTCGCTCAATTGCACGGGTTTTTGTACCTCGAAGCCGAGCGATCGTTTCGACAAGCCGCCAAGGCCGATCCCGAGCTCGCTATCGCCTACTGGGGCATGGCGATGGCCAATGCGAACAATCCAAAACGTGCCAGAGGATTGATTGATGAAGCTGAGCAGAAGAAGGACAAAGGCGCCGACAAACGTGAGAAGCTTTACATCGAAGCGCACGCTCGCTACTTGCCAAAATTTGGCGATGACGCCCCCGAGGATGATGTCGACGCCAAACGGAAACGCGCGGAGCGTTACATCGCTGATCTTGAGAAACTCTTGCACGAGTATCCCGAAGACATTGAAGCCAAGGCGTTTTTGGTCCTGAGGATCTGGCTCTCCGATCGTGAAGGCGTGAAATTGGCCAGCCGGCATGCGGTCAATGCATTGCTAAGCGAGATTTTTGCCGTCGATCCGATGCATCCTGCGCATCACTACCGAATTCATTTATGGGATTCTGCGCATCCGAAGTCGGCGTTAGAGTCGTCGGCAAAATGCGGTCCCTCGATGCCGGGCGTCGCCCACATGTGGCATATGCCGGGGCATATCTATTCCAAACTTCACCGTTATGCTGACGCGGCGTGGCAACAAGAAGCATCGGCGCGAGTGGATCATGCTCATATCGCCCAAGCGGGATTGATACCGGACCAAATTCACAATTTTGCGCATAACAACGAGTGGCTCATTCGCAACCTGCTGTTCATCGGTCGCATCAATGATGCGGTCGACCAAGCTAAAAATCTGGTCTCGCTTCCTCAACACCCACGCTACAACACGCTCAAGAAACGTGGCAGCTACAAGTACGGGCGCGAACGCTTGCTGCAATCGTTTACGGAGTACGGTTTGTGGGATGAATTGATCCAACACTCGGGTGGCTTCTATTTGCCGTTCACGTCCGACGCGGTTCAGGAAGAGGAGTTGCTGGGGTGGTTGGCGGTGGCTCATTTCCGTACGGGTAAGGCGGGTCGTGGCGCGAAAACGCTCCGCACGCTGATTCGTCGCCGAATCGCCTTGGAAACCCAGTTGTTAGACCTCGCGGACAAATCGGCTGCCAAAAACAGCAAAGCCGACAAGCAAGAGTCTGGATCCGATGACGACAGCGGCAAGGAAGCGGAGCCGGCCGAGAAAGCAGTGACCGCCGAAGAGCTACGCTCGCATCTGAAAGCATTGCGGCCGATCATCGCCCGTGCGTCCGCGGCGGGCGCCACCCACCGCAAAGAACCCGAAAAGGTCAAAACGCTTGCCGAAAAAGCAAAGCTCGATGCATTGATCAAAGCGCAATGGTTGGCGGATGCGGGGGACGTGGAATCAGCCTTGGAGATCACAAAATCGGAGCGAAAGAAACGTGAAGGCCAAGTTCGTCCCGTGGCAATTTTGGTCGACCTGTTGTGGCGAAATGGCGAGAAAGACGAAGCGAAGAAACAGTTTGAGACGCTGCGTACGCTGGCTGCCGATGCGGACATCGATACCCCCATGCTGAATCGACTCCGTCACATTGCAAAATTCGCTGGAGTGCAAGGCGATTGGCGGATCAAACGCGAACCGGCAAAGGACCTTGGCGAACGCCCGCCACTAGAGTCGCTTGGCCCTTTTCGTTGGGAACCCAATCAAGCTTCTTCCTGGGAAGCCAAATTGCCCGATGGCACACCGACCCACAGTAAAGAACTCAGCGGACGTCCACGCTTGGTCGTCTTCTATCTCGGCTTTGGTTGCTTGCACTGCATGGAACAATTGCACGCGCTCTCACCCAAGCTAGAGGCGTTCCAGGAGGCGGGAATCGAGATCATCGCGATCAGCACCGAAGACTCGGAAACCCTAACGACCGGAATCGACGATTTCGACAAACCAATTTCGATTCCCTTGATTGCCGATCCCGAACACGCCGTATTCAAGTCGTACCGGTGCTGGGACGATTTCGAAGACCAGCCGTTACACGGCACTTTTTTGATTGATTCTAATGATCGTGTTCGTTGGCAGGATATCGGCTACGAACCGTTCATGGACGTCGATTTCTTGTTGGAAGAATCACAGCGGTTACTGACATTGCCTTAGCGTTTGATGTCTCGCGTTTGATGACCAGCGCGCCGGCGCCCCCTTTGATGAATGGACAACCATGCTCCCATGCACTCGGATTTCGTTCTCGCTGACGTTTTGTTTGGCAACCCTGGGTTCGGTCTGCACCAGCGTGCTGGCGGAAACCCCACGCGTGTTCACCGCCGAGCGAAAACCCGCCGATCATCGCTTGGATGAGTTGCGGACGCTCAATGGCTACTTTCCCTTCAAAGTGGTCTCGTCGAAGCAGCAATGGGAAACACGCGCTGCCGAAATCCGACGACGCATTCTGGTCTCGCAAGGGCTGTGGCCGCTGCCGACCAAGACCGAGCTCAATGCGGTCGTCCATGGACGCGTCGAACGCGAGGATTACGTGGTCGATCGTGTTTTCTTTGAGAGCATCCCGGGGCACTTTGTGACCGGTAGCTTGTACCGACCCAAAGGCAAACAAGGGCCATTCCCAGCGGTGCTCTCGCCGCATGGCCATTGGAAAGACGGCCGCATGTATGACGCGGGTGAAGCGGGAGTCAAACAGCAGATTGAGATTGGAGGCGAAAAATTCGAGGTCGGAGGACGCCATCCGATTCAAGCCCGGGCGGTTCAGTTGGCGCGGATGGGATGCATCGTGCTCTCGTACGACATGACCGGCGAAGCCGATGCGATCCAATTGGCTCATCGCCCTCAGCAGTGGTCGCACCTCGATACAGCCAAAGATTGGGGGTTCTTCAGCGTTCAAGCCGACCTGCGACTGCAAAACATGATGGGGCTGCAAACGTGGAACTCGGTGCGTGCGATCGATTTCCTGCTCCAATTGGATGATGTCGATCCCACACGGATCGGAGTGACCGGAGCTAGTGGCGGAGGCACGCAATCGATGATCGTCGCGGCCATCGATGAACGCATCGCTGCGGCGATGCCATGTGTGATGGTTTCGACCGAGATGCAAGGAGGTTGTACGTGCGAGAACGCCTCACTACTGCGAATCGATCAAGGCAACATCGATATCGCAGCCGCGATCGCACCGCGGGCGCTTGGCTTGACGGCGGCCGACGATTGGACTCTCCGTTTGGAAACCAAAGGCTATCCCGAGCTACGCGACCTCTACACCATGCTTGGGGTTCCCGGTCACTTGACCGCGGTGTTTCATACTCAATTCCAGCACAACTACAATTACGTCAATCGTGCCGCGATGTACGCGTTTTTCAACCAGCATTTCAAGCTGGGCCACGAAACGATTGAAGAGCGAGACTTCACTCCGCTTTCGATCGACGAGGCGACCGTTTGGACGCAATCGCATCCGCGTCCAAGCGATGACCAAATCGGCGACGTGCACGAGATCAACTTGCTCAAACGCATGACCGCTGACTCGGATCAAATCATGCATTCGCTGCTGCCAAAAAACGCGGCCGAACTGGCGGAGTTCCGCCGTGTGGTCGGAGGGGCGTGGGAGACCATTCTGGGACGCCGATATGATCAAGTCGGAACCGTTTCCTTTGACGTCACCACGCAAACCCAACAATCCGGATTGACCATGGATGCGGGAACGTTGACCCATCAGGAAGCTCGTGAACAGATCCCGATGATCGATATTTATGATCCCCAAACGCCGCTCGCTGGCGTCATGATTCTGTTGTCGGACCATGGCAAATCCGCTGCGTTCCGCGATGGCAACGTCAACGAAGCGGTCATGAAGTGGACCGCAAAAGGCTACCGCGTGTTGGTGGCGGATCTATTCGGACAAGGTGAATTTCAAGATTTCGGCATCCCCGCGGACTCACAACGGATGTGGTACCAGCAAACCGGGACGGTCGGTTGGCAGCTTTATTCGGGATTCACTCATGGATACAACCATCCTTTGTTTGTCCAACGCACTCATGACGTTTTGTCGTTGGTGAAGTATGCCAGCACGCTTGTGGCTCCACCGCAGATCCGAATGATCGGAGTGGGGACAACGGGCGGACCGATCGCAATCGCAGCGACGAGCCAATTGGGGAATCATTCGATCGGGCAAACGATCATCGATTCCGCCGGGTTTTCATTTTCGTCGTTAACCGAGCACAGCGATCCGATGTTTGTTCCCGGCGCGGTGAAGTATTTTGGCATGGATGGTTTGCTCGCCCTCTCGGCTCCGCATCGGGTGACCGTCATCGGCCAACCTCCTGCGACGTTTGTGAACGACGCGTATCACGCGGCCGGCGAACCCGAGCGATTTCGACAAGTCGAGCGATTCAATGCGATCGCCGATTTTATTCTGGATGAATTCTAGATCGCACTGCTTGGTGTCAGCGGGAAGGCGAGGCGTCCCCCGACGTTTTGAGGACATCATCATCCGGCGTGTTCGCTTTGAAGTTGCGCCCACCGATGTACTCCGCGCCGAAAGCCTCGCAATTTGCCGAGCCTGAGCCCAACGGGCCAGGTTTTCGATGCCTAGGAACCTAAGGGCCAACGGCCCGGCCAAATTCGAAAACGGACGCGTCCGGAGATGAACACCGCGTGTCGGGCCCGTGGAGAGGTGGGGGCTACAATGCCACGGC
The sequence above is a segment of the Novipirellula galeiformis genome. Coding sequences within it:
- a CDS encoding OB-fold-containig protein; its protein translation is MPDSMIDLANRMFVGPLWPASLLICLLVVYTILALIGLVDFGFDLPDVDLDVPDAGIDLPDGEMVSVNADFLQGLGGTVVRWTNFGRIPIVLWGGIFSVLFWGISYWLWHTFDAARYSPDWLPSILLSIRNLVIATGITKAVTQPLLGYFVDPPSYDENHMVGASCEITSHTATPEFGQAKFRTNAAPLLLNVRTDGAHLPKGTEVRIIGFEKQKRIYIVTHLPSENAS
- a CDS encoding DUF6797 domain-containing protein; protein product: MIRFAFLVFFACFCAPALTLHAELLRRAEPLEQQLKNVDSGFLASEVQQRGDARRGAIVFFKSAAGCVNCHSSGDQMSPLGPNLAELGTELTDQYLVESLLFPSRHIRKGFETFTVLTVDGQVHVGLIASEDDDKITMRLASDLTNDFVLPQDEIEGIKKNDKSMMPDGLIASLKEQREFLDLARYVIEVARGGKTRAAQLRPSPEELKVKDDSVDLNHAGIIGRFGSRDFEAGKAIYHGYCFDCHGSDGNTPALSTARAFGTEKLKFGANPYEMFMTLTKGNGLMAPMSHLTPKERYQVVHYIREAFMKGNNPDYVKVTPTFLQSLPKGEKNGTEIENVERDFGPALASQLRRDFRSVLNVKLGEITIAYNLHSMDQADLWSGFLDLSETQHVRPRGEGTADPDGESISELAGWRWGHGGTLDYSREGFLPRGPIPAKWMDYRGHYLHHDRVTLSYTIDGREILESPTIAASDVIAHEFQIGAGEELILCVAQNADEASAVVAGDADGTTLTTDSENRLVLRIPADTQSRVLQLFRTAGRDQAKLKTIAGSFKATADLVSLTKGGPTLWPEEPKTVGYRGLEQGGYALDTLTIPGSTPWNTWFRTTSLDFLSDGRMVLATHGGDVWIVSGIDDDLLELKWKRFAGGLYEPFGVKVVDDQIYLTCKDRLTRLHDQDGNGEADFYESFCADIDVSTNFHAFNFDLQTDDDGNFYYSKSGHGADFSLPGAVFKISPDGKHREVLSTGFRTPNGLGSMPGGRITASDNQGQWVPASKVILLKKGGFYGWVPTYSIPGKWAPDGGNIDIKKVVAPESVDPPLVFIPQEVDNSSGGQIWVDDKRFGPLSNHLLHTSFGRGWMSYLMIQDFDDVSQAALVNLPFDFSTGIMRGRVNPVDGQVYATGLQGWNGGGRIGLEEKGIQRLRYTGRHYPMITDASVQADGLTLKFNFELDPKVATDVNAYDVKQWNYLWSKNYGSKQYSVKTGEVGVDDVPIESVVLDDSGTSVKLKIANLQPADQVHVILHVRGRDGEAFKEEIYWTINRVPDAKK
- a CDS encoding redoxin domain-containing protein, producing MESSSNSRPHEGAHGDVNADDRATDAGHSFHGEAFNEGPRQRAVKASGMAKIHFPTSTQSDEAQQFFEQGVAQLHGFLYLEAERSFRQAAKADPELAIAYWGMAMANANNPKRARGLIDEAEQKKDKGADKREKLYIEAHARYLPKFGDDAPEDDVDAKRKRAERYIADLEKLLHEYPEDIEAKAFLVLRIWLSDREGVKLASRHAVNALLSEIFAVDPMHPAHHYRIHLWDSAHPKSALESSAKCGPSMPGVAHMWHMPGHIYSKLHRYADAAWQQEASARVDHAHIAQAGLIPDQIHNFAHNNEWLIRNLLFIGRINDAVDQAKNLVSLPQHPRYNTLKKRGSYKYGRERLLQSFTEYGLWDELIQHSGGFYLPFTSDAVQEEELLGWLAVAHFRTGKAGRGAKTLRTLIRRRIALETQLLDLADKSAAKNSKADKQESGSDDDSGKEAEPAEKAVTAEELRSHLKALRPIIARASAAGATHRKEPEKVKTLAEKAKLDALIKAQWLADAGDVESALEITKSERKKREGQVRPVAILVDLLWRNGEKDEAKKQFETLRTLAADADIDTPMLNRLRHIAKFAGVQGDWRIKREPAKDLGERPPLESLGPFRWEPNQASSWEAKLPDGTPTHSKELSGRPRLVVFYLGFGCLHCMEQLHALSPKLEAFQEAGIEIIAISTEDSETLTTGIDDFDKPISIPLIADPEHAVFKSYRCWDDFEDQPLHGTFLIDSNDRVRWQDIGYEPFMDVDFLLEESQRLLTLP
- a CDS encoding acetylxylan esterase; protein product: MLPCTRISFSLTFCLATLGSVCTSVLAETPRVFTAERKPADHRLDELRTLNGYFPFKVVSSKQQWETRAAEIRRRILVSQGLWPLPTKTELNAVVHGRVEREDYVVDRVFFESIPGHFVTGSLYRPKGKQGPFPAVLSPHGHWKDGRMYDAGEAGVKQQIEIGGEKFEVGGRHPIQARAVQLARMGCIVLSYDMTGEADAIQLAHRPQQWSHLDTAKDWGFFSVQADLRLQNMMGLQTWNSVRAIDFLLQLDDVDPTRIGVTGASGGGTQSMIVAAIDERIAAAMPCVMVSTEMQGGCTCENASLLRIDQGNIDIAAAIAPRALGLTAADDWTLRLETKGYPELRDLYTMLGVPGHLTAVFHTQFQHNYNYVNRAAMYAFFNQHFKLGHETIEERDFTPLSIDEATVWTQSHPRPSDDQIGDVHEINLLKRMTADSDQIMHSLLPKNAAELAEFRRVVGGAWETILGRRYDQVGTVSFDVTTQTQQSGLTMDAGTLTHQEAREQIPMIDIYDPQTPLAGVMILLSDHGKSAAFRDGNVNEAVMKWTAKGYRVLVADLFGQGEFQDFGIPADSQRMWYQQTGTVGWQLYSGFTHGYNHPLFVQRTHDVLSLVKYASTLVAPPQIRMIGVGTTGGPIAIAATSQLGNHSIGQTIIDSAGFSFSSLTEHSDPMFVPGAVKYFGMDGLLALSAPHRVTVIGQPPATFVNDAYHAAGEPERFRQVERFNAIADFILDEF